The Canis aureus isolate CA01 chromosome 6, VMU_Caureus_v.1.0, whole genome shotgun sequence genome contains the following window.
ACTCAATGAGCGTCACAGGCACCTGCCCAGCTCCCTACCACTTCAGGGGCCTCCCTGGGGCTGGGCGTGGATACCCACCTCATCGGGCAGCACCACCTTGCGGCTCTCCATCTGGCGCAGCACTTGGTAGGCCGTATGCAGGGCCTGCACGCGGGAGGGCGCTGAGCGCACATAGGCAGGCAGACACAGGAACCACAGCCCATAGCAGTGCCCCAGCAGGCAGCGCGCCCACAGCTCGGGTACAGCTGCTGACTTCTGCGCCATCCGCTGCGCAACCTTCATCTCCTGGATGGGGCAGGACACACCCTGGTGAGGACGGTACCAGGCCAGAGCAGGCCTGGGGATAGGGTGGGAGAAGCGGCACCCTCCCCAGGGTCTGTGCTCTGAGAAGGCAGGAGGGATGCTGCACACAGGGTTCATTTCATCCCTGGCACCGAGGCCTAGCTCTAGAGCCGGGGCCCCCACCTTCCCAGAGTGCTCGGAAGACAAAAGTGATGGGGACGACACTAACAGCTAACATTTTAAGTGCTTTTTATGGGCCAGGCACATTGAAACCTgctaatagggatccctgggtggcacagcggtttggcacctgcctttggcccagggcacgatcctggagacccaggatcgaatcccacgtcaggctcccggtgcatggagcctgcttctccctctgcctgtgtctctgcctctctctctttctctctctgtgactatcgtaaaataagtaaataaataaaataaaacctttcttcTCTAGTTTACTGATTCCTAgactccctttaaaaaaaaaaaaaagaaagaaacctgctAATAATAGCGTAGGTACTATCAGATCCGTTCCACAGACGAAGACACGGCCTGAGTCAGGTGCCTCTGTAGGGCCCACATCCCTGTTACCTGTTTGGTACGGCgaggggcagggctgctgggggcGCTGCGGGATGGGCCTGGCACAGGCAGAGCACCAGGCTGCTCACGAGGGGACTCAAACAGCTCAGCCCGCAGCTCGGGAAACCCGTCGTAGCTGGAGGGGCCGAAAGAGGCAGGATTAGGAGTGGTCGATGAGCAGCCAGCCATGGCCTAGGCTTCCCAACAGAGGCTCTCACCAGTACTGGGGGGTGGAGTCACTGCCCTCAGGCGCTGCAGGCTCTTCAGGAGGTGTGATGAAGACGGTGAGCTCACTCCCTGACAGCTCCTCAAGCTCCACCAAGGGTGTGGGCTCAGGCTTCTCCTGCTCCGGGTGGACCTGAAGCAGGACGGTAAGAGTGAGCATGGAGACAGTGGGCACAGGGAAGAGCCAGAACATCCAGAGGACAGCACCCCTGGAAAGCACAGCTGTGGGGAAGAAGCACAGGCACTCAGGCTCCCCAAGATCCTGGAGACATCGCCGGGGATGGAGTCAGGAATGGGAGGGCAGACAGCTGTGTGGCCCCGACAACTGGTGAGACGATGCGCTTTTAACAGTGACTATGGGCAGGGGGACAGCATCCAATACCTTGTCAACGCAAGAGTCGAAGAACTCAAGGGCGGCGTGCCGAGCAGAGCCAAACGAGCATTCCTCGATAAACTGGGAGAACATCTGTGTGCGCAGCAGCTGGCAATACAGCTTGTGGCTGGAGCGCTCCCGGGACTTGAGGAAGCCTGGGAGTGAATGTGGACCATGGGGCTCAGCAGGCCACAGGCCCTATCACGACCTTCCCGAGACCCTGGGACCCAGTCGGGGCCCCTCTGGCAGGACAACTACAGGTGCCAAGCTGGCCAGGGGTCCCTCCCTTCTGTCTGCACCTGCTCCCTCAGATGGGGAGCCCTGaggtcagggtcctggggatgGTTTGGCCTATGGGCTGCTTACCCCAAGCCCTGAGCCCTCGGAGGGCAGAGCCAAGGCCCCAAGGACCATACAGGCTCAGGGCTGGTACCAGTGGAAGAACAAGCCAGGGAGCctgccccccgacccccaccccgggccAGCTCTCCCTACCCTGCAGGAAGAAGAGGTTGTCCACATCTCGAACACCCTCCGAGGGGGCCTGGGTGAGCGGCCGCAGGAAGTCCCGGTAGCCCTTGAGCAGACAGGCCATGAAGCGGAGGAAGGCTCCCTGCACTTCGCGCTCCAGCCGGGCCCGGCGGCCACATACTGCCTCGTAGTCTGTCAGCAGAAACTCCAGGGACGCCTCCTCCTCGGGCCCTGTGTATGCTGGggaccagggcagcctgggtcaGGGCTGGCCCCAACCCTTCTCCTCCCACACCTGTGCTGAAGCTAAGGCGTCCCTGGTAGGTATCCTCTTCAGGCCTCCCCAGTGACTGGATTGCCCCCAAGCCCttgccccccgccacccccccaactcaccaccaccaccaccccatcccTGACGCACACATTCGGAATCGTGATGCAGCAGTCCCCACACTCCCGGGAAATTGGCATCCTGGCCACCTCCTCAAGCGAGTGAGGTCTGGTTCTGCACAGGCCTTCCAGCCTGGGGTCCCCTGGTCAGGTGGGTTCCCAgtcccacccacccctgcccagggTACTCACTCTGATCCAACTGCTGGTACAAGTTTGTCAGAGTTGCCAGCAGAACCTTGTAAGGTCTGCGGGGCAGGGTCCGAGGAGACAGTGGCTTCTTCTCCTCAGTCCTatgacatgagcagagggaaggaagggctgTGAGGCTCCTGGCTGGCCTCTCCCACTGCTTGCCCACAGCTCTGCAAGCAGCCCTGACTGATGGACACCCAGCCCTCTTACTGGAAGAGCGTGTTGGTGTCAAGGTCGACGCAAATGACATCAGCAGGCGGGTCGTGCAGATCGAAGTAACTGGAGTGGATACCCACAATGAAGGGCACAGGGGCGCTCAGCACATCTGCCAGCACCAGTGGACAGAGCGGGATGTAGGGGCACTGCCAGTGCAGCGGGAAGATCATCTGGAGCGGCAGGGAACAAGAACCAGTGGGCTGGGGGTGGCCGGAGTGTTGGCCAGGGTCATGGAAGCTGCTGGAGGTGGGATCCCGAGAACAGCCCCTGATGCAAGTTGTGTATAGACTGTGCCCCCCAAACCCCCAGAGGAAGGTAAAGGAAGTAGAATCTGGACAGGGGTGGGGGCACGTGTGAAAAGCTTCAGGGAAGGTGGGCTGGGCAGGGCGGAACTCACAGAGACCAGGGCCTCACAAACACTGGTGAGCAGGTCAGGCCGCAACGAGTGCACCAGCAGCTTGTGCTCCGTGAGCACAGCCAGCAGCAGCGTGATGGCCAGCTCGGGGCCGAGGCTCTGCAGCAGCTGCAAGAAGCTGGCACCGCTGCAGGCAGTGCAAGAGGGGTAGGGTCACCAGGGTGCCCCGGAGACCCCTCCCCAGACACAGGGCGCAGATACTGCTAGGGCCTGACCTGTGCAGACCTCAACGGCCATGCCCACCTGCCTAGCACCTACCAGGTCCTCAGTAGCCACAGCCCTCCCCCCAACCTGGACACATACCTGAGCGGCAGGGGTGAGGATACAGGCTGGCAGAGGAGCAGGTTGTCATAGGGCGACATCTGGGAGGCAGAAGAGCCGCAGGTCAGAATGAGAGGCTGGCCCCTGCCAACTCCCTCCGCCCAGGTAGCCCCACGCTGGGTGGCAGCTCTCACCTGCACCAGGATGCGAGGTCTCTGCGGGGAAGGGAAGGGGACGTTGTGAATGAAGTGGGAGATGTGCCTGGGAAAGAGAGGGATCCGGGTCAGAGGCAGacgccccagccccccgcccatGTTCCGCCCTTCTTCACCTGTGCACCAGAACCTCGTAGTCCCTAAACTCAgcacagcccctgccctggggccGGGCCAGGGTAAACCAGGCTTCAGGCCCCACTCTTCCCTCAGCCAGGGGCACTTTCCCGGTGGACAGATTGCACGATCCTGTCCCTGTTCCTCCGCCCGCCTGGCCCTCCCTCGTCACCCCTGCCCAGCAGCGGGGGCTGCCATGCTCACGCTTCCAAGGGCAGGCGGTGGGGGCCTGAGACGGAGTAGCGGTAGAGGAAGGTGAGGAAGGCGCGGAAGGCGGGGAAGGCCGGCCAGCGGGACAGCACAGCGATGGCGCGCCGGCTGCGCACTGCCCGACCCCCCAGCGCCCGGCCCCGCTCCACGGCGCTCAAGAGCCCCAGGGCCCGTGCTTGGCGCTCCGACAGCCTGGCCCTCGGGAAGGCCTCATAGAACTGCAGGGCAGCGCCGTACACCTGGCGGGGGGCAGAGAGGCCGTGAGGTGGGCTCAGCAGAGCTGGACCCCTGGGCACGGCATGCTGTTCACCCACCTTGTCACCAGCTGCACCCGTGAGCACGAAGGTAGAGAAGACGGGCACGGGGTACTTGGTGTGGGCAGGCCAGCACTCAACAGTGGCTCCCATGGGCAAACAGAAGACGGGTACGGACTCGGGCAGGGGGAACGCCTCATTGTCCTCCTCAGGGTACCGGCCCAGCAGCTCTGTGGGGGGACCCAGGAGATGCCAGAGAAAAGCCAGGTGGCAAAGGAGAAGCGAGTTCTGAGCATGGCGATGTTGCCAGCCAATAGGCACCAGGGCAGGGGGACACGAAGGAGCAAGGGTCTGGAGGCACACGGGGGCCACTCACCTGCCTCGTAGACCAGAGTGTGGGCCTTGGCTAGGCCCACTTTGTAGCACAGGTATACCGCTGGACCCCACTGTCCCAAGAATGACAAGACATAGATACACACTCACAAAGTTTTCTGGGCTCCATTTTGTCTACCATCCCTTAGcaatctttctctttatttaaaaagtgattgtaagtaggctccatgcccagtgttgAGCCCCAGAGcgaggcttaaactcacaaccctgagagggAGAGTCAGACACCTAAGTGACCCAGCCAGCTTGGGGTTCCAGTGgtcttttgtctttaaaattccCAACaaccctggggtgcctggtggctcagtcagttgagcctctgctcctcccctcattcACTTTctgcccctcaaataaataaatctcaagaaaaagaagaagcccTCCCAGGAATCCTGGTCCCCCAAGAGAAGAGTCACCCCTGAAGGCCTGCCGCAGGTGTCGGAAGCCCTCTAGCCCTAGGTAGCCTCTCTGCCCCAGCGCCCACACCCCAGCACACCACAGGCCCTGCTCACCACACCAGGGTTGAGGTTGCGGGGCAGTCGGCAGTAAGTATGAGGAGTGCCCTCCCCCTTGCTGGGCAGCACCAGGCAGACATCGGTGATGCCAAGGGCATGCAGCCCTGCCCCCTCTGCTGCCCGTCGGCAAGTGAGGTAGGTGCGGGGGTGCCCAGGGCCAGGAGGGGCCAGGTTGGCCGAGTGGCTGTAGGGCGTTGTGTCCAGCACCTGAAAGCCAGGCTTGGGTCTTTCCTTCCCCTCGTACAGGACCCTGAACATGGAGAGCAGGGCAAAGGTCAGGGGTTCGGGGCAAGTCCTACTGACCAGTCTTGTCACAGCGAGCACCAGGGCCCACTTCTCGCTGGACTCTGCCCTCCAGCCTTCTGTGGCTCCTAACTGTTCACAAATGCGACGGGGAAAGGCTCCCGTGGACTCACTGTGTGCCACATCCCACATACGGATGACCCTGTTGGGTCTTCTCAAGCACCCTGCGGAGGTGTTCTCCCCGTTGAAGGGGGACATGGGCCCACAAGGGCTCACCACCCTGGCCAAGATCCCATAGCTAGCAAGCAGCTGCAGAGTCTACCCGCTGATTCCACGTGGGGACTAAgtgcatccccccacccctgcccccttcctgctCTCATCCCAGCCCCCACCTCACCCTGCCTCCCCTGGTGCCTGTACAGAAAGGGCACGCACCCCAGCTCCACGAGGGGGGGCTTGTCACGGCCCCTGCGGTAGCAGATGACGGGCTGCGTTCCACCCAAGAGCCCGGCACTGAGTTCCAAGGGGTGGCCCCCAGCGGAGGACTGGATGCAGGTGTAGCCCTGGGGCACTTCCTCGCCCAGTGCCCGAGCAATGACCGCCATGTCTGTGATGGGCTCGGCTGGCCGGGGAGGGCGCAGGGGCCCACTGGGTTCGGGAACCCGTGTCTCCTCGGGAATGGGAGCTCCGTTCCCTGCAAGCCCGGCTATCACGAAGTAATCCACCAGCCGGGGGGGCCGCTCCTCCGCCATGGCCCCCCCCTCACTCACTGCATCTGGAACGGTCAAGTGGGGCAGAGGTGAAGAAGGGAGGCAACCAAGGCCCCCCTCcgctccctcctgtccccagtccttacaggggaggggagggtcgcAGAGGTCCGCCAACCCCGAGCTCTCCCGCCTGTGACGTCACCAGACCCTTAAAGGGACCCGGCCCTTCCCGCGAGCAGCAGCAGCCCTCTCCCCCAGCAGCGCCCCAGCAGCGCCCCAGCAGCGCCCCAGCAGCACGCCCGCGCACAGCTGACCGCAGCAGCCGCCCGGGGGCTCTGACCTCGAACCGCTGCTGCGGCCTCTACACAGGCCCGGCCGCCCTCACTCCCCACAGTCGAGGTCACTATCTTTCCTGCACTGGCCCTGCCGTGACTTCGCCAACCTGACAGTCTGTTTTCGGGGTTTCTGACCTTCCCACCCCTCCTGATGGCATCACTAGAACCTCATGGTCCAGCAGAGGTTCTTAAAGAGCGCACCTCTACGTTTTCAAGAGGACCCCCCCGGGTTCCAGGAAGGCCCAGAAAATCCAAGTTTTCGTGTCTTTCCACCAGCCTCGGGTGTCCTCCTGCCTGCGGGTGCACTGACCCCACACACCAGCGCCCTCCCACCTCCAGGCTCCTGAAGTTGGGTCCGAcgcggccgcgggggcgggggaaCAAGGGCGCTCCACGGGCCTCCCCTGTGTGCTCACCTGCCGCCATGGCCTAACCCGGGGGTCCCCAGAGCCCGGGGCACGGAGCCGGGGCGCAGCTCGGCGAGTGGCTGCAGCACCGGACGGGAGGCGTGGGGCGCtcgggaggggaagggaggggactTCCCGAAACCCCGGAGGGGAAGCTGCGCGGGCGGAAGTCGGCCCCGGGGCGTGCGGCGGGGGCACCGCCAGGCCGGCAGCGCGGCCCTCCTCCCCccgcctgccccgcccccgcccgggccccccgACCCCGCCTCGCCGCCCAGCGCGGCCACACGCAGCCAGACCGTCCGTCCCCACCCCGGGGGGGAGCCGCGGCCGCGGGCAGCgtggggggcagggagcggggggcccggggcggggtggagggggagcGCCCTCCGGCCGCCGCACACCTGCGCGCCCGCCCTTGTCCCGCGGGCTCCCCGCGCTTTCACTTCCCCGCGGCGGAGGAAGCGGAACCAGCTGCGCCGCCggagccccggcctccccgcgccccctccccgcccgccgccaGCCCGGCCCTACCTGCCGGCCCGCGgctccccggccccccggccccccggcccgcGGGCGGGCGGCTcggaggcgggcggcgggcggcgggctaCCCGGCCCCGGACATGGCGCCCGGCTCGGCACGCTCCcgccgggcggcgggcggaggcACAGGCGGCCCGGGCGCCGCGCCGGGCTCGTCGGCGCGCCCCGCTTTCTCcgcggcccccccaccccccccacccgggCCGTGACCCCGCCGCGCCCGCTCGGCGCCCGCAGCGCGACCCCTGGCGGCCGGGAGGGCCCCCTGCACGCAGGCGACGGCGCCCGTCCCTCCCGGGGGCCCGGTCACATGTggccagaggtggggggtgggggccgggctGCGCCGACCCGGCGACGCCCCGACTTCCAGGCTTAAGGCGCTCTGCATTCCCTGCGGGCCTGGGTTGCGAGCTCTCAGTTCCCTTTCTGAAAAAGAGCAGGGCTtcgaaaagaggaagagagggcgGAGCTGCGGGGTGTGCCCCGAGGGGAGCGGGGGCCGAGGCTGGAGCCAGTGGGATGGACGCCGAGAGGGCGCGGGGCTGGCAGCCTGTGGCGGCAACAGGCACCCCTCGGGAACCCTGGGAGCAGGCCAGCactcagggcagggagggcacgCGCGGGGAGGTAGCCAACTTGGAGTGAGGTCAGAGGCTGGCCCTGGACCACTCGTCTTCCAGGTTCTCTAGGCTGCAAAGGCCGGGACGCAGGGGAGACCAACCCGAGCCCTGTCTGGCATCCCCAGCAGGAAGGACATCCTGGGGAGACGCCCTCACCTGGGGGCCTGCTGCCCCTGGGGAAACACCAGGTATCTCAGGCAGCAGTCGCCTCACCTCTGACTCAGCCGGGACAGACAGGTGGGAGGGCACAGGAGGGAACAGGTGCTGCCCTGGGAGCCTACATTCAGTCTGGACTCCCGGGTTCGATGCTGGGTACAAATTCTGAGGCTTGGGGCCCCAACAGTGATGAGAAGGTGATGAGGACCCCACCCCCAGGATCCTCTAAATTCCCAAATGCATCCCCAAGAGTAGAAACCACACCAAGtgtttgatataatttttttattaacgtataatatatttaataaaaaataatatccacTCTGGCTCTCTCCATTGCAACGGGAAGAGTggtgaggaggggctggcacTGCCCACCCCTAGGCATCTGGGCAAGCCCTGCCTCCGGggctcccctccacccctgctctcCAACAGGCTCTGACCTCCAGACAGACGGTTCAAAGTTACAAGTGCTTTAGGCCCTCCCTTGAGCTCCCCTAGGCCCACCCCTTGTGCAGAATTCAGGGGCCACCTGGACAAACCCTTTGCTTTTCCTCACTCTTGGGATCCCTCATTCACATTAGAAAGAGGATCTTGGGGCAGAGTGGAGTCTACTGGCccgggggaagggaggaaaggaacagTGATGGGGCAGGGCCACGGAGAGGGGTGCCCAGGAGGCCCATCATTGCAGCCGGTCACTACGGAATGAGTCCTCCACCGCAGGGTCAGGCAATAGGGCACAAGGGTCACTGAGCATGTGGAGCCCCTCCAGGCCTAGTGGCTCCATGCgcagctcctcctccagccccagccccaaccccagccccgCTGCTGACACCTCGAAGCCAGGCACTCCAGCCAGGGCTGCCGCAATCTCCTTAGAGAAACCTGGGGAGGACTCTCCTGTGTAGGCAGAAGAGATGAGTGAGGACCCATGACCCTCGAACTCCTCTGGGACCCCTCCATCTCCCACCCCATCAGCAAATGTATCATCGCCTCCTGCCATGCCCTGTCACCACCCACCCGCTCACCTGGAAGAATGATGTTGGGCCCTGAGGCATGGCGGGAACAGTGGGTCAAGTTCTGGTGATTGAGGGCATGAGGGTCCTGGAGGCTACTCACTGGTCCCTCACCCCCTAAAAATGCAGGCCCTTCAGAAAAGCTGGGGGGATCCAGCGCCAGGCTGGTTGATGGGCTCGCCATGCTGAACTGCTCCAGCTGTGGACACACAGACAAACCCTGAGGAAGAGACCTTCACAGCAGGGTGTCCCGGCCACCCTGCCTGCCCTGCAAAGCACCCCCACTCCTGGACTCCAGGAATAagagcagagacagaaagaaggccACAGGCAGAGCAACAGAAGGGAGCACAGGGCCCGGAGTAGGTATGGGTACCATGCCTCCTGCGACACAGCAAGTACATGCCAGGAAGAACTCAGGGCAGAGCAGCAGTCACCAAAGAGCTCACTGGGtggagggagcaggagcaggggtcaAAGCAGGAGGAGAGAAGCCTCAGGTAGGCAGTGCTCTGTTATCTGGAGGGAGCGAGGATCTCCCCAATTCAGAGTGCACCAGTGATCCTGCactggcctctctgagcctcctccAACCCCTGCCCTGCTTCCAAGCCAGGGACCTGGGTACTCACGTTTCCCAGGCTGAAGTCACTCATCGGCCGGAGGTAAGACTGCTGCCCATGCCCACTGGAGCCAGGCGGGCACAGTGTACCATAGTGTGGCGGCCGGCCCGGGGGCTGCCCACCTGAGGGCTGCATGGAACAGGCCTGAGAAGACAGCCCTGGCTGCTGCAGAGGCTTTGgggtgggtgcctggctgggcAGAACCAAACTCGGGGGGCTGTATGGGTATGGAGGCAGCCGCTGGTCAGTGGACAGTTTGCTGGTATCCAGGGGGACGCCCTAAAGAGAAGCAAGGAGAGGGGGAGATACTTACCCCTCAGGAACGCCCCCCAGGGGAGCTTGGTCAGGGCTTCCCACCCTGTGAAGCTGCAACCATCCTCAGCGCACACATGACGGTGTTCTGTGGGGGGGGTGTTCCGTGGGGTGCCGACACTCAAACACAAAATGAAAGCGACTGAGTGAGGCCAGTGTCAGGAGGCCCCAGGTTCCCGGCAGAGGGAAACTGCTCCAAAGCTGTGCACTGTCACACTGCCTGCAGCAGCAGGGCCCACAGGCAAGCGTCCACATGCACTGAACCTGAGGCCAGTGGCAGGGAGAGCctacaggagggagggaggtcaggCCACTCTAAGCTCCAAGGGAGCAGAGCTGTGCTGGCCTGGGCTTACCCTTTCCTCTGGGAAAGGGGCCTGCGTAGGGATGGAACCCGGAACACACATCCTAGGAAGCAGTAGAGGTGCAGaccagggcaggggggtgggggctgggtgagggggtggggagccacATAGCTCAGCACTGGGGGAAGAGCCCCCTGCTAGGTTCTCAGCCTGCTCCCAACTCTTCCTAACTTGCTGAGTAAGCTCACAGTGAACCTTCCCTCTGGgcagggtcctcatctgtaacatgaagAGACGAGGCTCTAGGATCGAGAGCCCCTGACTCTATGAAATTTGTGGAAGGACAGCAATGGGAGCGGGCATGGGACAGGATGGAggcatgagagacagacagacaaggaaagaagcatgaggagaagagggagaagagaagaagcaGCTACCATCTGGGGAGCATGCACCTGGGTGGGCACAGCCTAAACATGTCCCGTACGCGACTCCTGTGATCCTTACAACAGCATCCTTGTTTTACAGGTGAGGATGTGAGGCTCACAGCCGGGATACCACCTGTCCAAGGAGACTGCTAGGAAGAGGCGGGGTCGGGACAGGAACCGGGGAGCTTACCCAGGGCTTGTACCCATCAGGCAGGaggtgagagggacagaggaatgGAAGGGGAGCACAGAAGTGAGGAGGGGGTGTCTGAagaaaggaaggtgggagggaacaCGTGGCGGGGGGGAAGCCAACGGACATAGACGGAAGGCAGCCACGCATACCTGAGTGATGGAGGACAAGGTGGGTGACATTGTTGGCGAAAACTGTTTGGGCAGCTGCTGTTGGGACCTTCTGGCGTCAGCTGGGCCCGCGGGCAAACTCAGGGGGCTGAGGGGCACGCGGCGGTGGCGGGGGGAGGCTCCAGGGGTCGATGTGGGGTAAGGGGGGGCACTCGGCACAGGAGaggcagtggaggaggaggatgtggagGAGGAGAGGGCTGGGGCGCTGAGCGAGGGATGGCCCAGGGAGGCGGTGGGCAGTGCATGGCGGGCCAGGGAGGATGCGGGAAGGGAGGGGTGGCTGTGGGAGCCCTGgagcgggggctgggggctgctcaGGGAGGCCTGCAGGTTGGGATTGCTCAGGGAGGACTGCAAGGATGGATGGCTGAGAGGAGAGTGAAGTCCTGCAGACACAGACAAAAAGCAGAGATGCCGACGTTACCGATGGGAGCCGGGCCTTCCTCCGCCCAGAACGGGTAGCAGCGACCAGACTATGAAGGTGGCAGCACGATGTCCTCCCTGCTCTGTCCCTGACCGTGAGCTTGGCATGGCCCACCTGGGGGCTGCCCTCCCTCACGTCTGCCTGAGAGAATGCTGGGGAGGGCTGGTGTGCACggtccctgggctcccaggtGCGCCAGACCCACACCCCTTCAACCCTCAGCCGGGCAGTGCTCCACAGCACACAGCCAGGACCACCACTCACCTGGCACCTCATAGCCCGAGCCCGGGCCCAGTCCCAGGCCCCCGCTGATGCCAAGGTGGGTCATGGTGTGAGTCAAGTTGGAGGTACTGTTGCCTCCACTCAGGCTGGGGTAGGCTGTCTCCTCAGGGTCcaggggggtgggcagtggtGGGGGAAAGTGCAGATTGGTGAGGTCAGGTAGGGAGCCGCCTGTGTTCATGGCAGGTGGGAGGACGGGCACGCTGGGAGGCTGGTCGGGAGATGGAAAGATGCTGCGGGAGGAGAGCCGTAGATGGGGGCGGTGGTCGGGGAAGGGCATGGAGGCTGGCCTCCCACGTTTCCCTCAGCCCCTTGGCCAACCTCACAGAGGCACCTACTTAATTCCAGGGACTTCACAGGACCGAGGTCGGGAGGAGGATGACAGctgaggagagataaagaatgtGGGAACGGAGGACTGAGAGGGGCCTGTCCCACAGAAGGAAGAGGGCAGGGCATCACACTGACCTTCTTAGCATCCCATGGCTTCAGCAGATGCTCGTCATCTAGCAAGTTCTCCTCAACAGCAGGGACTTGAAAGAGAAAGACTGGCGATGAGAGGGTTGGAGAAGGAGCCAGTCAGACCGGAGAGGGAGC
Protein-coding sequences here:
- the DENND4B gene encoding DENN domain-containing protein 4B isoform X5; this encodes MAADAVSEGGAMAEERPPRLVDYFVIAGLAGNGAPIPEETRVPEPSGPLRPPRPAEPITDMAVIARALGEEVPQGYTCIQSSAGGHPLELSAGLLGGTQPVICYRRGRDKPPLVELGVLYEGKERPKPGFQVLDTTPYSHSANLAPPGPGHPRTYLTCRRAAEGAGLHALGITDVCLVLPSKGEGTPHTYCRLPRNLNPGVWGPAVYLCYKVGLAKAHTLVYEAELLGRYPEEDNEAFPLPESVPVFCLPMGATVECWPAHTKYPVPVFSTFVLTGAAGDKVYGAALQFYEAFPRARLSERQARALGLLSAVERGRALGGRAVRSRRAIAVLSRWPAFPAFRAFLTFLYRYSVSGPHRLPLEAHISHFIHNVPFPSPQRPRILVQMSPYDNLLLCQPVSSPLPLSGASFLQLLQSLGPELAITLLLAVLTEHKLLVHSLRPDLLTSVCEALVSMIFPLHWQCPYIPLCPLVLADVLSAPVPFIVGIHSSYFDLHDPPADVICVDLDTNTLFQTEEKKPLSPRTLPRRPYKVLLATLTNLYQQLDQTYTGPEEEASLEFLLTDYEAVCGRRARLEREVQGAFLRFMACLLKGYRDFLRPLTQAPSEGVRDVDNLFFLQGFLKSRERSSHKLYCQLLRTQMFSQFIEECSFGSARHAALEFFDSCVDKVHPEQEKPEPTPLVELEELSGSELTVFITPPEEPAAPEGSDSTPQYCYDGFPELRAELFESPREQPGALPVPGPSRSAPSSPAPRRTKQEMKVAQRMAQKSAAVPELWARCLLGHCYGLWFLCLPAYVRSAPSRVQALHTAYQVLRQMESRKVVLPDEVCYRVLMQLCSHYGQPVLSVRVMLEMRRAGIVPNTITYGYYNKAVLESKWLSGTPGGRLRWAKLRNVVLGAAQFRQPLKERRRQQQQQQQQQQQQQQQQQQAAAQEAGSSQTEPYLERHSPTRPLQRQTTWAGQSFRDPASPTGRLVKSGSLGSARGAQPTVEAGVAHMIEALGVLEPRGSPVPWHDGSLSDLSLTGEELAPGGSLEDSGSALGAQSTEALEGPSGRASKASGRQDEASTPRRGLGARLQQLLTPSRRSPASHVPPPELPPDLPPPSRRSPMDSLLRPRERPGSTASESSASLGSEWDLSESSASSLSLRRSSERLSDTPGSSQPPSLEILLSSCSSCRACDSLVYDEEIMAGWAPDDSNLNTICPFCACPFVPLLSVQTLDSRPSAPSPKPAPAGASNSKDAPTPGGSGPVLSDRRLCLALDEPQLCNGHMGRLRLPNILPCLVLASCDGPPLPQAPSPWLMPDPASVQVRLLWDVLTPDPSSCPPLYVLWRIHSQIPQRVVWPGPIPAPLSLDLLESVLRHVGLNEVHKAVGLLLETLGPPPAGLHLQRGIYREILFLTMAALGKDHVDIVAFDKKYKSAFNKLASSMGKEELRQRRAQMPTPKAIDCRKCFGAPLEC
- the DENND4B gene encoding DENN domain-containing protein 4B isoform X2 → MAADAVSEGGAMAEERPPRLVDYFVIAGLAGNGAPIPEETRVPEPSGPLRPPRPAEPITDMAVIARALGEEVPQGYTCIQSSAGGHPLELSAGLLGGTQPVICYRRGRDKPPLVELGVLYEGKERPKPGFQVLDTTPYSHSANLAPPGPGHPRTYLTCRRAAEGAGLHALGITDVCLVLPSKGEGTPHTYCRLPRNLNPGVWGPAVYLCYKVGLAKAHTLVYEAELLGRYPEEDNEAFPLPESVPVFCLPMGATVECWPAHTKYPVPVFSTFVLTGAAGDKVYGAALQFYEAFPRARLSERQARALGLLSAVERGRALGGRAVRSRRAIAVLSRWPAFPAFRAFLTFLYRYSVSGPHRLPLEAHISHFIHNVPFPSPQRPRILVQMSPYDNLLLCQPVSSPLPLSGASFLQLLQSLGPELAITLLLAVLTEHKLLVHSLRPDLLTSVCEALVSMIFPLHWQCPYIPLCPLVLADVLSAPVPFIVGIHSSYFDLHDPPADVICVDLDTNTLFQTEEKKPLSPRTLPRRPYKVLLATLTNLYQQLDQTYTGPEEEASLEFLLTDYEAVCGRRARLEREVQGAFLRFMACLLKGYRDFLRPLTQAPSEGVRDVDNLFFLQGFLKSRERSSHKLYCQLLRTQMFSQFIEECSFGSARHAALEFFDSCVDKVHPEQEKPEPTPLVELEELSGSELTVFITPPEEPAAPEGSDSTPQYCYDGFPELRAELFESPREQPGALPVPGPSRSAPSSPAPRRTKQEMKVAQRMAQKSAAVPELWARCLLGHCYGLWFLCLPAYVRSAPSRVQALHTAYQVLRQMESRKVVLPDEVCYRVLMQLCSHYGQPVLSVRVMLEMRRAGIVPNTITYGYYNKAVLESKWLSGTPGGRLRWAKLRNVVLGAAQFRQPLKERRRQQQQQQQQQQQQQQQQQQAAAQEAGSSQTEPYLERHSPTRPLQRQTTWAGQSFRDPASPTGRLVKSGSLGSARGAQPTVEAGVAHKALGVLEPRGSPVPWHDGSLSDLSLTGEELAPGGSLEDSGSALGAQSTEALEGPSGRASKASGRQDEASTPRRGLGARLQQLLTPSRRSPASHVPPPELPPDLPPPSRRSPMDSLLRPRERPGSTASESSASLGSEWDLSESSASSLSLRRSSERLSDTPGSSQPPSLEILLSSCSSCRACDSLVYDEEIMAGWAPDDSNLNTICPFCACPFVPLLSVQTLDSRPSAPSPKPAPAGASNSKDAPTPGGSGPVLSDRRLCLALDEPQLCNGHMGAVPRRVEGGAWAYLSPLVLRKELESLVENEGSEVLALPELPAAHPIIFWNLLWYFQRLRLPNILPCLVLASCDGPPLPQAPSPWLMPDPASVQVRLLWDVLTPDPSSCPPLYVLWRIHSQIPQRVVWPGPIPAPLSLDLLESVLRHVGLNEVHKAVGLLLETLGPPPAGLHLQRGIYREILFLTMAALGKDHVDIVAFDKKYKSAFNKLASSMGKEELRQRRAQMPTPKAIDCRKCFGAPLEC